One genomic region from Strix uralensis isolate ZFMK-TIS-50842 chromosome 5, bStrUra1, whole genome shotgun sequence encodes:
- the GPR85 gene encoding putative G-protein coupled receptor 85 — MANYSHAADNILQNLSPLTAFLKLTSLGFIIGVSVVGNLLISILLVKDKTLHRAPYYFLLDLCCSDILRSAICFPFVFTSVKNGSTWTYGTLTCKVIAFLGVLSCFHTAFMLFCISVTRYLAIAHHRFYTKRLTFWTCLAVICMVWTLSVAMAFPPVLDVGTYSFIREEDQCTFQHRSFRANDSLGFMLLLALILLATQLVYLKLIFFVHDRRKMKPVQFVAAVSQNWTFHGPGASGQAAANWLAGFGRGPTPPTLLGIRQNANTTGRRRLLVLDEFKMEKRISRMFYIMTFLFLTLWGPYLVACYWRVFARGPVVPGGFLTAAVWMSFAQAGINPFVCIFSNRELRRCFSTTLLYCRKSRLPREPYCVI; from the coding sequence ATGGCGAACTACAGCCATGCAGCTGACAACATTTTACAAAATCTCTCTCCTTTaacagcttttctgaaactgaCTTCACTGGGTTTCATAATAGGAGTCAGTGTGGTGGGTAACCTTCTGATCTCCATTTTGCTAGTCAAAGATAAGACCTTGCATAGAGCTCCTTACTACTTCCTGTTGGATCTTTGCTGCTCAGATATCCTCAGATCTGCAATTTGTTTCCCATTTGTTTTCACCTCTGTAAAAAATGGCTCTACTTGGACGTATGGGACTCTTACTTGCAAAGTGATTGcctttttgggggttttgtccTGCTTTCACACTGCTTTCATGTTATTCTGCATAAGCGTCACCAGATACTTAGCTATTGCCCACCACCGTTTTTATACGAAAAGGCTGACCTTCTGGACTTGTTTGGCCGTTATCTGTATGGTGTGGACCCTCTCTGTAGCCATGGCTTTCCCCCCAGTTTTAGATGTGGGCACCTACTCGTTCATTAGGGAGGAAGACCAATGCACTTTCCAGCATCGTTCCTTCAGGGCTAATGATTCCTTGGGATTTATGCTTCTTCTTGCCCTTATCCTCCTAGCCACACAGCTTGTCTACCTCAAGCTGATATTTTTTGTTCACGATCGCAGGAAAATGAAGCCAGTCCAGTTTGTTGCAGCAGTGAGCCAGAACTGGACTTTTCATGGTCCTGGAGCGAGTGGTCAAGCAGCTGCTAATTGGCTGGCTGGATTTGGAAGGGGTCCCACACCTCCAACCTTGTTGGGAATCAGGCAAAACGCGAACACCACAGGCAGGAGAAGGCTACTGGTTTTAGATGAGTTCAAAATGGAGAAGAGAATCAGCAGAATGTTCTACATCATGACATTCCTCTTTCTGACCTTGTGGGGTCCCTATTTGGTAGCCTGTTACTGGAGAGTTTTTGCAAGAGGGCCTGTAGTACCAGGGGGATTTCTAACAGCCGCTGTCTGGATGAGTTTTGCCCAAGCTGGAATCAATCCTTTTGTCTGCATTTTCTCCAACAGGGAGCTGAGGCGCTGTTTCAGCACAACCCTTCTTTACTGCAGAAAATCCAGGTTACCAAGGGAACCTTACTGTGTTATATGA